The Shewanella sp. KX20019 genome window below encodes:
- a CDS encoding transglycosylase SLT domain-containing protein — MKTRLTGLMTCLILSMPSVFAADRFAEIDAVIDKANFTQEQMDKEYQDFVFAYMAEYENWRVEYLKEFDQYRAEIIEKWGVGDVSERHRNVEYSADQTVKSIIDYDNNEISVSILVDSDTSDEDAKAELTKQIEVLVTTPASNVSKVIRSIEPEAIAAVKITQVAFSAENEKQAKQVIIEQTKAQLREIDKESDKAQLTKTDNLSIEMIEQVSIQKKKKLLVVAKERLVTVASDYDKQRAQKTAELTEKKIVEYKVKLPKNGLSSRASAVVNFAQTEAERWHISSALIMAVIHSESSFDPKATSPIPAYGLMQIVPTTAGYDVNQIVRKISAPMSSGDLYVPGVNVETGAAYLNILDKRYLKSIENDESRLYCMIAAYNTGAGNVAKAFNADGARNIRKAAKVINKMAPDEVYQHLLHNLPYDETKHYLKKVSSRIELYQNKI, encoded by the coding sequence ATGAAAACTCGTTTAACAGGTTTAATGACCTGCTTAATATTAAGTATGCCGTCAGTTTTTGCGGCTGACCGCTTTGCAGAGATTGATGCTGTAATTGATAAAGCGAACTTTACTCAAGAGCAAATGGATAAGGAGTATCAGGATTTTGTTTTTGCATATATGGCTGAATATGAGAATTGGCGCGTCGAGTACTTAAAGGAGTTTGATCAATACCGTGCTGAAATCATAGAAAAATGGGGCGTAGGAGATGTATCTGAACGTCACCGGAATGTTGAGTATTCAGCAGATCAAACCGTAAAATCCATCATTGATTATGATAACAATGAGATATCGGTTTCAATACTCGTTGATAGTGATACCTCTGATGAGGATGCCAAGGCTGAGTTAACAAAGCAGATAGAGGTACTTGTTACTACACCTGCATCGAATGTATCGAAAGTGATTAGGTCCATTGAGCCCGAAGCGATAGCGGCAGTTAAAATTACGCAGGTGGCTTTTTCTGCTGAAAATGAGAAACAAGCTAAACAGGTTATTATTGAACAAACAAAAGCACAATTAAGAGAGATAGATAAAGAGTCCGATAAGGCGCAGCTAACGAAAACGGATAACCTATCTATTGAGATGATTGAGCAAGTCTCTATTCAGAAAAAGAAAAAATTACTCGTGGTAGCCAAGGAACGACTGGTCACGGTTGCGAGCGATTATGATAAACAAAGAGCGCAGAAAACGGCAGAATTAACTGAAAAAAAGATTGTCGAGTATAAGGTTAAGTTGCCTAAAAATGGCCTCAGCTCACGTGCGAGTGCTGTTGTTAATTTTGCTCAAACAGAGGCTGAGAGATGGCATATTTCATCAGCACTGATTATGGCGGTTATTCACTCTGAATCGAGCTTTGATCCAAAAGCCACGTCGCCGATCCCCGCTTATGGCCTAATGCAGATTGTGCCTACAACAGCAGGTTATGATGTAAACCAAATCGTCAGAAAAATAAGCGCTCCTATGAGTTCTGGCGACTTGTATGTTCCTGGTGTTAACGTCGAAACGGGCGCAGCCTATTTAAATATTCTGGATAAACGCTATCTTAAGTCTATTGAAAATGATGAAAGTAGACTGTATTGCATGATTGCGGCGTACAACACCGGTGCGGGTAACGTGGCTAAAGCTTTCAATGCTGATGGTGCACGAAATATTAGAAAGGCTGCCAAAGTGATTAACAAGATGGCGCCAGATGAGGTTTATCAGCACCTGTTACATAATCTACCTTATGATGAGACCAAGCATTATCTTAAAAAGGTAAGTAGTCGAATTGAGCTTTATCAGAATAAGATTTGA
- a CDS encoding LPP20 family lipoprotein, with translation MNLKLSAIFLGLTLVAACQSTSKTPDWYLNPMVTNAAELVAVGQGASLHQAKQKVMSALNQQLWTEVKSSGLSRNIANDINGQEHYQQLNDFSVNTKTSAVILNGVIFSKALQAGDTFYVEAKVAKDNVKAQLIADIENYNSQAQFELGTLAQTDPLVWWLRNVDVSELESSMASRLSMLSALSSTNIIPNNLIPKLKARVAEVHSGIKVVIAATAQDRWMKKSITAYFTEYEIQVVDSDKDSFSHKLILDSDWRKNYISDMYISTVQVNLVLKNNHNLVVASNEIIANANSVTSFERADEGASRRFSAELEEQDFWKALGL, from the coding sequence ATGAATCTAAAACTTAGCGCTATATTTTTGGGGCTAACTCTCGTTGCTGCTTGTCAGTCGACAAGTAAGACGCCCGACTGGTACTTAAACCCTATGGTGACAAATGCTGCTGAGTTGGTTGCTGTTGGTCAGGGCGCTTCCCTTCATCAAGCTAAGCAAAAGGTAATGAGTGCGCTGAATCAACAATTGTGGACTGAAGTTAAGTCTAGCGGGTTGAGCCGTAATATTGCTAATGACATTAATGGTCAGGAGCATTATCAGCAGCTGAACGACTTTAGCGTAAATACCAAAACATCAGCCGTGATCCTAAATGGCGTGATTTTTTCAAAAGCGCTGCAAGCGGGCGATACATTTTATGTTGAAGCAAAGGTAGCCAAGGATAATGTTAAGGCTCAGTTGATTGCAGATATCGAAAACTACAATAGTCAGGCTCAATTTGAATTGGGCACATTAGCGCAAACAGACCCACTCGTTTGGTGGTTAAGAAATGTCGATGTGAGTGAGCTTGAAAGCAGCATGGCTAGCAGGTTATCAATGCTATCTGCCTTATCATCAACAAATATTATACCTAACAATCTCATTCCTAAATTGAAGGCTAGGGTGGCTGAAGTACACTCAGGTATTAAAGTTGTTATTGCAGCTACCGCACAAGATCGATGGATGAAAAAGTCTATAACAGCATATTTCACTGAGTACGAAATCCAGGTTGTTGACAGCGACAAAGACAGTTTCAGCCACAAACTTATTCTCGATAGCGATTGGCGTAAAAATTATATCTCCGATATGTACATCTCTACGGTGCAAGTGAACCTCGTACTAAAGAATAATCATAATTTAGTGGTGGCTAGTAATGAGATCATCGCCAATGCAAATTCTGTGACCAGTTTTGAGCGCGCCGATGAGGGTGCTTCACGCCGTTTTTCTGCCGAATTAGAAGAGCAGGATTTTTGGAAAGCTTTAGGGCTTTAG
- a CDS encoding helix-turn-helix transcriptional regulator, producing MLITYGAALDTALHRHHAIQLVWAKGDSSCQWSDGHASGNLIIDSQVEHKLQLDEGWILLVEPQCELGINLGKMIADKQVVPFNHLLGAYVAEKPQDSPNEVLAPLLKALNISFAKDPQSTPTLDKRIQALLTRLDLCLQGACQKPASWRASEVASELSMSESRFRHLFSTQMGIAWRPYLRWRRLSCAITAMMSGHTATESAHLTGFADSAHLSRTFRAMFGISIQQAKALFASS from the coding sequence GTGTTGATTACCTATGGAGCTGCACTCGATACAGCATTACATCGCCATCATGCTATACAGCTTGTGTGGGCGAAAGGGGATTCTTCATGCCAATGGTCAGATGGTCACGCGAGTGGCAATTTGATTATCGACTCCCAAGTTGAACATAAACTGCAACTCGATGAGGGCTGGATATTGCTGGTCGAACCGCAGTGTGAGCTTGGTATCAATCTAGGTAAGATGATTGCCGACAAGCAGGTGGTTCCCTTTAACCATCTGCTTGGTGCTTACGTGGCAGAAAAGCCTCAGGATAGCCCGAACGAAGTGCTAGCACCATTGCTGAAAGCATTAAACATCTCTTTTGCTAAAGACCCACAATCAACACCGACATTAGATAAGCGGATTCAAGCCCTATTAACTAGGCTCGACCTGTGTTTACAAGGTGCCTGCCAAAAGCCAGCTAGTTGGCGAGCCAGTGAAGTGGCCAGTGAACTGTCCATGTCTGAGAGTCGTTTTAGGCACCTGTTTAGCACTCAGATGGGGATCGCTTGGCGGCCATATCTAAGATGGCGCCGCTTATCCTGTGCTATCACCGCGATGATGTCTGGCCATACCGCGACCGAATCTGCACATTTAACAGGCTTCGCTGATAGCGCTCACTTAAGTCGAACATTCAGGGCTATGTTCGGTATTTCAATTCAGCAGGCTAAAGCACTTTTCGCATCATCGTAA
- a CDS encoding LPP20 family lipoprotein, producing MKKLLITAAVLGMLGGCQSNDTVQNVQQIDCTYPDAPTVTAPRWVCDVMPEGIEMGAVGYAKKSVAGLSIMRDVATNDARARLAQQFESNVNTLFKQATTANIVSTTESVSEEVNEYFESVTKNVTSRTLSNSRVIVTQRSPNGGLYTLVGMDKATYDDNIAKVLAAAGKKEPELWNKFNNKKAAEELDAVLSSLQKL from the coding sequence ATGAAAAAATTATTGATCACTGCCGCTGTACTGGGAATGTTAGGCGGTTGCCAAAGCAATGATACTGTGCAAAATGTGCAGCAAATTGATTGCACTTATCCGGATGCACCAACTGTAACTGCACCGCGCTGGGTGTGTGATGTTATGCCTGAAGGTATTGAAATGGGTGCTGTTGGTTATGCCAAGAAAAGTGTCGCTGGTCTTAGTATTATGCGTGATGTGGCAACTAACGATGCTCGTGCAAGATTGGCGCAGCAGTTCGAGTCGAACGTAAACACCTTGTTTAAGCAGGCGACAACAGCAAACATAGTGTCGACAACTGAAAGTGTGTCAGAAGAGGTGAATGAATACTTTGAGTCTGTAACTAAAAACGTCACTAGTCGAACATTATCTAACAGCCGCGTGATAGTGACTCAGCGTAGCCCTAATGGCGGACTTTATACGTTAGTGGGCATGGATAAAGCGACCTATGATGACAATATTGCCAAGGTTTTGGCTGCAGCGGGTAAGAAAGAGCCTGAGCTATGGAATAAGTTTAATAACAAGAAAGCAGCTGAAGAGTTAGATGCGGTGTTGTCTTCGTTACAAAAGCTTTAA
- a CDS encoding GNAT family N-acetyltransferase → MQLFLLAEKPHALPQIAQWYSDEWGYIGEGRSTVELELKLGDYLNHSKLPLIILAQTEGKLMGAAQLRFHEMDIYPNREHWLGGVYVAPAFRGVGVGKALVEAVIEKAKQLGVISINLQTEDMSGGLYSSLGWQPVEQVNYHGIDVLVMEKQL, encoded by the coding sequence ATGCAGCTTTTTTTACTGGCAGAAAAACCACATGCGTTACCTCAAATTGCACAATGGTATAGCGATGAGTGGGGTTATATTGGTGAGGGTCGCAGCACCGTAGAACTTGAGTTGAAACTCGGAGATTACCTCAATCATAGTAAATTGCCACTGATTATCTTGGCACAAACTGAAGGTAAACTGATGGGAGCGGCGCAACTGCGCTTCCACGAGATGGATATATATCCTAATAGAGAACATTGGTTAGGTGGCGTTTATGTTGCCCCGGCTTTTAGAGGAGTTGGCGTCGGCAAGGCCCTTGTTGAAGCTGTTATTGAAAAAGCCAAGCAGCTAGGGGTAATCAGCATCAACTTACAAACTGAAGATATGTCTGGTGGGCTGTATAGCTCGCTTGGTTGGCAACCTGTGGAACAGGTCAATTATCATGGTATCGATGTGCTAGTCATGGAAAAGCAGCTCTAG
- a CDS encoding B12-binding domain-containing radical SAM protein, whose amino-acid sequence MTVLLMTPPMTQLNTPYPATAYLTGFLRSRGYEAVQRDPAIELFLEMMTAPALEIIRQHVEENFEHFEDDELPDVIRTFLAEFDRYHLTVETAIRFLQGKDPSLALRINSRRFLPEGPAFDAIAQMEAVSGDVLQAAFGNLGVQDKAKYLATLFINDLSNVITQGVDPYFEVSRYGEQLAAANPSFDNLYDTLMDEPSFSSEILEQLVELYLEETQPSVVALTVPFPGNMLGALRIAQTCKAINPEIPIVMGGGFINTELRALKDPRVFEFVDFICLDDGERPLITLLEYLQGQREVDSLMRTYFLAEDENGEPHVHFNENKQLHDIPQTEVGAPIYDGLPLGDYLSLCEMLNPMHRIWSDGRWNKLTIAHGCYWRKCSFCDVSLDYIDRYDAAGADILVDRIEQIIEETGETGFHFVDEALPPKVLFSLAKRLIERNVVISWWGNIRFERTFSHARCQLLADSGCIAVSGGLEVASDRLLKLMKKGVSVERVAHVTKAFSDAGILVHAYLMYGFPTQTEQETVDSLEMVRQMMEQGCFQSAYWHRFVATIHSPIGLNPENFGITLAERPEILFAENDVDFTDPTGTDHEMLGEGLRKAIYNYMHGIGFDQPMSFWFNQPVHTEMKKDLVLNAINNLIASNEE is encoded by the coding sequence ATGACCGTTCTTCTAATGACTCCACCTATGACCCAGCTGAATACACCGTATCCGGCAACGGCGTATTTAACGGGTTTTTTGCGCTCTAGAGGTTATGAGGCGGTTCAGCGTGATCCTGCTATTGAGCTTTTCTTAGAAATGATGACAGCGCCGGCATTGGAGATTATTCGTCAGCATGTGGAAGAAAACTTTGAGCACTTTGAAGACGACGAGCTGCCTGATGTTATCAGAACCTTTCTGGCTGAGTTTGACCGTTACCACCTGACTGTTGAGACTGCTATTCGCTTCTTGCAGGGTAAAGATCCAAGTCTGGCACTGCGTATCAACTCCCGTCGTTTTTTGCCTGAAGGTCCTGCATTTGACGCTATTGCTCAGATGGAAGCGGTATCTGGCGATGTGTTGCAAGCCGCTTTTGGTAATCTAGGGGTGCAAGATAAAGCCAAGTATTTAGCAACGCTGTTTATTAATGACCTGTCGAACGTCATTACTCAGGGCGTAGATCCCTATTTTGAAGTGAGTCGTTATGGTGAGCAATTAGCCGCGGCCAACCCAAGTTTTGACAACCTATACGATACCTTGATGGATGAGCCTAGTTTTAGCTCAGAAATTTTGGAACAGTTGGTTGAGCTATATTTGGAAGAAACTCAGCCTAGCGTAGTGGCGTTAACCGTACCTTTTCCCGGCAACATGTTAGGAGCCTTACGTATAGCGCAAACTTGTAAAGCCATCAATCCGGAAATTCCCATCGTAATGGGTGGTGGTTTTATCAATACTGAGCTGCGCGCGCTGAAAGACCCGAGAGTATTTGAGTTTGTCGATTTTATCTGTCTGGATGACGGTGAGCGTCCTTTAATAACGCTGCTGGAATACCTTCAAGGCCAACGTGAGGTTGACTCCCTGATGCGAACCTATTTCCTCGCAGAGGATGAAAATGGTGAGCCACACGTACACTTCAATGAGAATAAACAACTCCACGACATCCCGCAAACCGAAGTTGGTGCACCGATATATGATGGCCTGCCATTGGGGGACTATCTGTCTCTATGTGAAATGCTTAACCCCATGCATCGCATCTGGAGCGATGGACGCTGGAATAAACTGACCATAGCTCATGGCTGTTACTGGCGTAAATGCAGCTTTTGCGATGTCAGTCTAGATTATATCGATCGCTACGATGCTGCCGGAGCCGATATTTTGGTGGATAGAATTGAACAAATTATCGAAGAAACTGGAGAGACTGGCTTCCATTTTGTCGATGAAGCGCTGCCACCAAAGGTATTGTTTTCGCTAGCAAAAAGATTAATTGAACGCAACGTAGTGATCAGTTGGTGGGGCAATATTCGCTTTGAGAGGACATTTAGCCATGCGCGTTGCCAGTTGTTGGCTGATTCCGGTTGTATTGCGGTTAGCGGTGGTCTCGAGGTGGCGTCAGATCGCCTATTGAAGCTGATGAAAAAAGGCGTCAGTGTTGAGCGAGTTGCCCACGTAACTAAAGCCTTCAGTGATGCTGGTATACTGGTTCATGCCTATTTGATGTATGGCTTTCCAACGCAAACCGAACAAGAAACCGTTGATTCACTGGAAATGGTGCGTCAGATGATGGAGCAAGGTTGTTTCCAGTCCGCATACTGGCATCGCTTTGTGGCCACGATTCACAGCCCAATTGGTTTGAACCCTGAGAATTTTGGTATCACGCTTGCTGAGCGTCCTGAGATCTTATTCGCTGAAAACGATGTGGACTTCACTGATCCAACCGGAACAGATCATGAAATGCTTGGTGAAGGGCTGCGTAAGGCTATCTACAATTATATGCACGGTATTGGCTTTGATCAGCCGATGAGCTTTTGGTTTAACCAGCCTGTACACACAGAGATGAAAAAAGACCTGGTATTAAATGCGATTAACAATCTAATCGCCAGCAATGAAGAGTGA
- the fadA gene encoding acetyl-CoA C-acyltransferase FadA, whose amino-acid sequence MKNAVIVDCIRTPMGRSKAGVFRNVRAETLSAELMKSLLERNPKLDPNTIEDVMWGCVQQTLEQGFNIARNAALLAGIPKQVGAVTVNRLCGSSMDALHQAARAIMTGQGDTFIVGGVEHMGHVPMNHGVDFHPGLANNVAKASGMMGLTAEMLGKMHGITREQQDAFAVRSHQRAQAATVEGRFANEIVAIEGHDADGALIKVEHDEVIRPETSMESLSGLRPAFDPANGTVTAGTSSALSDGASAMLVMEEEKAKALGLPIRARIRSMAIAGCDAAIMGYGPVPATQKALKRAGLTVDDLDVIELNEAFAAQSLPCVKDLGLMDVVDEKVNLNGGAIALGHPLGCSGTRISTTLINLMEAKDAKYGLATMCIGLGQGIATIFERP is encoded by the coding sequence ATGAAAAATGCCGTAATTGTAGATTGCATTCGTACTCCAATGGGCCGCTCAAAGGCTGGAGTATTTAGAAATGTACGCGCAGAAACTCTCTCTGCAGAACTAATGAAGTCTCTACTTGAGCGTAACCCTAAGCTTGACCCAAACACCATTGAGGACGTGATGTGGGGTTGTGTACAGCAGACGCTTGAACAGGGCTTTAATATTGCGCGTAACGCAGCGCTACTTGCTGGTATTCCTAAGCAAGTGGGTGCCGTTACCGTCAACCGTTTGTGCGGTTCATCAATGGATGCACTTCACCAAGCAGCCCGCGCTATTATGACTGGCCAAGGCGATACCTTTATCGTTGGTGGTGTTGAGCATATGGGCCATGTGCCGATGAACCATGGCGTGGACTTCCACCCTGGTCTTGCTAATAACGTCGCTAAGGCATCGGGCATGATGGGCCTTACGGCAGAAATGCTCGGTAAAATGCATGGCATCACTCGTGAGCAACAAGATGCTTTTGCGGTACGTTCACACCAACGTGCACAAGCAGCTACAGTTGAAGGCCGCTTCGCCAATGAGATCGTCGCGATTGAAGGCCATGATGCTGATGGTGCACTGATTAAAGTTGAGCACGATGAAGTAATTCGCCCAGAAACATCAATGGAGTCATTATCAGGATTACGCCCAGCGTTTGACCCTGCAAACGGAACCGTCACCGCAGGTACCTCTTCAGCACTTTCAGATGGTGCATCTGCCATGTTGGTGATGGAAGAGGAGAAAGCAAAAGCACTAGGCTTGCCAATTAGAGCACGTATTCGTTCAATGGCTATTGCTGGCTGTGATGCTGCAATCATGGGTTACGGCCCAGTACCAGCGACGCAGAAAGCGCTTAAGCGTGCCGGCCTTACCGTTGATGACCTAGACGTTATTGAGCTTAATGAAGCCTTTGCTGCACAATCATTACCTTGTGTTAAAGATCTTGGTTTGATGGATGTGGTAGATGAGAAGGTTAACCTTAACGGCGGCGCAATTGCATTGGGTCACCCACTGGGTTGTTCAGGTACGCGTATCTCAACTACGCTGATCAACTTGATGGAAGCCAAAGATGCTAAGTATGGTCTTGCGACTATGTGTATTGGTTTAGGGCAAGGTATTGCGACTATTTTCGAGCGCCCTTAA
- a CDS encoding ETEC_3214 domain-containing protein — translation MDSCEQPIKVSFWSKLQSVALTVVAVMLSLGQWNDTKDALSSVYEAFVANWTHDIEYKQISTLHVGQTQAYVTSVFGNPHVSKKSQSDSDIVYFYYGNKKYQLTLAIKDQRLSGYAIVGLEADFQVSVPYTAQTLLSTPLDSYFAETETYFSDANNIEYYAESHDLGKKVMFYNLILGSVNYGNFSDSDSSAVNQLNADLDRGIEDVSSALAASRNLYPNYFAVTELAPKVMVEGLLTHFEYKTLLKID, via the coding sequence ATGGATAGTTGTGAGCAGCCAATCAAGGTTAGTTTTTGGAGTAAACTGCAAAGTGTCGCCCTGACAGTTGTTGCGGTAATGTTGTCTCTAGGGCAGTGGAATGACACTAAAGATGCACTCAGTTCTGTTTATGAGGCGTTTGTTGCCAACTGGACTCACGATATTGAATATAAGCAAATATCGACCCTACATGTAGGTCAAACTCAAGCCTATGTCACTAGCGTTTTCGGTAATCCTCACGTATCCAAAAAATCTCAGTCAGATAGCGATATTGTTTATTTCTACTATGGAAATAAAAAGTATCAACTGACGTTAGCGATCAAAGATCAACGTTTATCTGGCTATGCCATTGTTGGCCTTGAGGCGGATTTTCAAGTTTCGGTACCTTATACAGCACAGACATTGTTATCGACTCCGTTAGACAGTTATTTTGCTGAAACAGAAACATATTTTTCTGATGCAAATAACATTGAGTATTACGCTGAATCACATGACTTAGGTAAGAAAGTGATGTTCTACAACCTAATACTGGGTTCGGTAAATTACGGCAACTTTAGTGATAGCGACAGCTCAGCTGTAAATCAATTGAATGCTGATTTGGATCGAGGGATTGAAGATGTCAGTAGTGCTTTAGCTGCCAGCAGAAATTTATATCCCAATTATTTTGCCGTAACTGAGCTTGCGCCTAAGGTGATGGTTGAAGGATTACTAACGCATTTTGAATATAAAACACTTTTAAAAATAGATTAA
- the fadB gene encoding fatty acid oxidation complex subunit alpha FadB, translating to MIYQSPTIEVELLEDNIAHLCFNAQGSVNKFDRETIDSLNAALDSIKQNNNIKGLMLTSSKSTFIVGADITEFLGLFAEEDSVLLSWLQEANVVFNKLEDLPFPTISAINGFALGAGCETILATDLRIADTTARIGLPETKLGIIPGFGGTVRLPRVVGADNALEWITSGKDQRPDAALKIGAIDALVAPEQLQSAALKMLKDAVAEKLDWQTRRAKKLAPLTLPKLEAMMSFATAKGMVFKVAGKHYPAPMAVISVIEQAAKCSRAEALKIEHQAFVKLAKTEVAQSLIGIFLNDQLVKGKAKKAGKLAKKVNSAAVLGAGIMGGGIAYQSASKGTPIVMKDIAQPALELGLNEASKLLTAQVKRGRSTPAKMATVLNNITPALDYAPVKAVDIIVEAVVEHPKVKSMVLAEVEQHVTEDAIITSNTSTISINLLAKSLKKPERFCGMHFFNPVHKMPLVEVIRGENSSEETIASVVAYASKMGKTPIVVNDCPGFFVNRVLFPYFAGFSGLLADGADFAAIDKVMEKQFGWPMGPAYLLDVVGLDTGHHAQAVMAEGFPERMGKTAKDAIDVMFEADRFGQKNSKGFYQYSVDRRGKPKKDLDPTSYELLQAEFGEKKAFESDEIIARTMIPMIIETVRCLEEGIIASPAEADMGLVYGLGFPPFRGGVFRYLDTMGVANFVALADKYAHLGGLYQVTDAMRELAANNGSYYQQA from the coding sequence ATGATCTACCAAAGCCCTACTATTGAGGTTGAGTTACTTGAGGACAACATCGCTCATTTGTGTTTTAACGCACAAGGTTCGGTTAATAAGTTCGATAGAGAAACCATCGACTCTTTAAATGCTGCACTCGACAGCATTAAGCAAAATAACAATATCAAAGGTTTAATGCTGACGTCATCGAAATCAACATTTATTGTTGGTGCTGATATCACAGAATTCTTAGGACTTTTTGCTGAGGAAGATTCAGTACTATTGTCTTGGTTGCAAGAAGCTAATGTTGTTTTCAATAAATTGGAAGATCTGCCGTTTCCGACAATTTCAGCGATTAATGGCTTTGCGCTAGGGGCTGGATGTGAAACCATTCTGGCCACCGATCTCCGTATTGCAGACACCACTGCTCGCATCGGGCTACCTGAAACTAAGTTAGGGATTATCCCAGGTTTTGGCGGCACAGTGCGCTTACCTCGCGTAGTTGGTGCAGACAATGCCCTTGAATGGATCACTTCCGGTAAAGATCAACGACCTGACGCTGCATTAAAAATTGGCGCTATCGATGCGCTTGTCGCACCTGAGCAGTTGCAAAGTGCAGCACTAAAAATGTTGAAAGATGCTGTAGCAGAAAAACTTGATTGGCAGACGCGCCGTGCTAAAAAACTGGCACCACTAACGCTGCCAAAACTTGAGGCGATGATGTCTTTCGCTACCGCTAAAGGCATGGTCTTTAAGGTTGCCGGCAAGCACTACCCAGCGCCAATGGCGGTAATCAGTGTTATCGAGCAGGCAGCCAAGTGCTCCCGCGCAGAAGCACTTAAGATTGAGCATCAAGCCTTTGTTAAACTAGCAAAGACCGAAGTTGCTCAATCATTAATTGGCATCTTCCTTAATGATCAACTGGTAAAAGGCAAAGCTAAGAAAGCGGGTAAACTGGCCAAGAAAGTTAATTCCGCTGCAGTATTAGGCGCTGGGATCATGGGTGGCGGTATCGCCTACCAGAGTGCTAGCAAGGGTACACCGATTGTGATGAAAGATATCGCACAACCGGCGCTAGAGCTAGGCCTTAACGAAGCATCTAAACTGTTAACGGCGCAAGTTAAGCGCGGTCGCTCGACTCCAGCAAAAATGGCGACAGTACTAAACAACATCACCCCAGCCCTAGATTACGCACCAGTGAAAGCAGTAGATATTATTGTTGAGGCTGTGGTTGAGCATCCAAAAGTAAAATCTATGGTGCTTGCAGAAGTTGAACAGCATGTTACTGAAGATGCCATTATCACTTCAAACACTTCAACTATCTCAATCAACCTACTTGCTAAGAGCCTTAAGAAGCCTGAACGTTTCTGCGGTATGCACTTCTTTAATCCAGTGCATAAGATGCCATTAGTAGAAGTTATTCGTGGTGAGAACAGCTCTGAAGAAACGATTGCTTCCGTTGTCGCTTACGCAAGTAAAATGGGTAAAACCCCTATCGTCGTCAACGATTGTCCAGGCTTCTTCGTTAACCGTGTCTTGTTCCCATACTTTGCCGGCTTTAGCGGCTTACTTGCTGACGGCGCCGACTTTGCAGCTATCGATAAGGTGATGGAAAAGCAGTTTGGCTGGCCTATGGGCCCTGCTTACTTGCTTGATGTGGTTGGCCTTGATACAGGTCACCATGCTCAAGCCGTTATGGCAGAAGGTTTCCCAGAGCGCATGGGGAAAACAGCTAAAGATGCAATTGACGTCATGTTTGAAGCTGACCGATTCGGCCAGAAGAACAGCAAAGGCTTTTACCAATATTCAGTTGATCGTCGTGGCAAGCCAAAGAAAGATTTGGATCCAACCAGCTATGAATTACTGCAAGCTGAGTTTGGTGAGAAGAAAGCATTCGAATCTGATGAGATCATCGCTCGTACAATGATCCCAATGATCATCGAGACGGTACGCTGTCTTGAAGAAGGTATTATCGCTTCGCCTGCTGAAGCGGATATGGGCTTAGTTTATGGCCTTGGTTTCCCACCCTTTAGAGGCGGTGTATTCCGTTACCTAGATACTATGGGTGTGGCAAATTTTGTCGCATTAGCTGACAAATATGCTCACCTAGGTGGCCTATATCAAGTAACCGACGCTATGCGTGAACTCGCCGCCAACAATGGCAGCTACTACCAGCAGGCTTAA
- the tusA gene encoding sulfurtransferase TusA, with amino-acid sequence MSDQFNAAQHQLDALGLRCPEPVMMVRKSVRRMNDGETLLIIADDPATTRDIPSFCEFMDHTLIASQTEATPYQYLIKKGL; translated from the coding sequence ATGAGCGACCAATTTAATGCTGCACAACACCAACTTGACGCTTTAGGATTAAGATGTCCGGAACCCGTTATGATGGTACGCAAGTCAGTTAGACGCATGAACGATGGTGAAACATTATTGATTATTGCAGATGATCCCGCGACAACGCGTGATATTCCGAGTTTTTGTGAATTCATGGATCACACTCTTATAGCGAGTCAAACTGAAGCGACCCCTTAT